A portion of the Gammaproteobacteria bacterium genome contains these proteins:
- a CDS encoding NUDIX hydrolase, with amino-acid sequence MGRFERLPPSGVTPRPAATVVLLRERAPGFQLLLMRRNRSAGFVPGAYVFPGGRVDAQDADRALVSRLERLTPEAAAVRLALPDGDPPAIAYYLAAAREAFEEAAVLVARPGERFLPGTAVGGARLVRLREHLLAGTLGFAEVLDDLGVDIDGSALQYIAHWITPEAETRRYDTRFFAALAPAGSRSAPDPREMTDSLWLSPGQALDRHGAGRLPMIFPTIRTLEQLSAFSTANAVLAHYQTRDIPVVMPSLVRTEAGVMVSILDD; translated from the coding sequence ATGGGCCGGTTTGAACGCCTTCCGCCCTCCGGCGTGACGCCTCGTCCCGCCGCGACCGTCGTGCTGCTGCGCGAGCGCGCCCCGGGCTTCCAGCTCCTGCTGATGCGGCGCAACCGCTCCGCAGGATTCGTGCCGGGCGCCTACGTCTTTCCCGGGGGGCGGGTGGATGCGCAGGACGCCGATCGCGCGCTCGTCTCCCGCCTGGAGCGGCTCACGCCGGAGGCCGCGGCGGTCCGGCTCGCGCTGCCGGACGGGGATCCGCCCGCCATCGCGTATTACCTGGCCGCCGCGCGCGAGGCCTTCGAGGAGGCGGCGGTGCTGGTCGCCCGGCCCGGGGAACGCTTTCTACCCGGCACGGCGGTCGGCGGCGCGCGCCTGGTCCGCCTGCGCGAGCACCTGCTGGCCGGCACTCTGGGATTCGCCGAGGTACTGGACGACCTGGGGGTGGACATCGACGGATCCGCCCTCCAGTACATCGCCCACTGGATCACCCCCGAGGCCGAGACGCGCCGCTACGACACCCGCTTTTTCGCGGCGTTGGCGCCCGCGGGGTCGCGCTCGGCCCCCGACCCGCGCGAGATGACCGATTCGCTCTGGCTTTCCCCCGGCCAGGCCCTCGACCGGCACGGCGCAGGGCGGCTTCCGATGATCTTCCCGACGATCCGCACGCTGGAGCAACTGAGCGCCTTCTCGACGGCGAACGCAGTGCTGGCGCACTACCAGACGCGCGACATCCCCGTCGTCATGCCCTCCCTGGTCCGGACCGAGGCCGGAGTGATGGTGAGTATCCTGGACGACTAG
- a CDS encoding gamma-glutamyltransferase family protein, producing the protein MTGRSTVYAPRSAAATSQPLASWAALSAMERGGNAVDAAVAAAAMLNVVEPHMTGMGGDMFALLWSAEEGRLVGLDSSGRSGSGMSREALAAAGLEEVPASGPGSVTVPGAVAGWAALLDRFGAMTFAEVLAPAIRVAEEGFPVTPIIAGQWAAAADKLRADPGAAATCLVGGRRAPRAGEWFRSPELAACLRVVVGGGTEAFYTGELGALLVDGLEELGGFLTREDLAGHEARWVTPLSTDFADHTLWELPPAGQGIAALEMLRILEGFDLRIMGHNSPAYLHHLIEAKKLAFADLAGHVGDPDHMRIPARALLADDHVNSRRALLNRREAADRVVPGAAVPESETIYLCTADEHGNMVSFINSLYEGFGSGVVIPGTGFALQNRGACFTFEEGHPNEVAPRKKPLHTIIPAFVTRDEEPWLAFGVMGGSMQPQGHVQVLLNLLVFGMDLQAAIEAPRFRHTAGRDVAVEGMGRTTEVALALMGHHVIDPSLTSFGGGQAVMRLERGWAAGSDPRKDGMAVGR; encoded by the coding sequence GTGACCGGACGATCCACCGTCTACGCGCCGCGGAGCGCCGCCGCCACCAGCCAGCCGCTCGCCAGCTGGGCCGCGCTCTCGGCTATGGAGCGGGGCGGGAACGCGGTCGACGCGGCCGTCGCCGCCGCGGCCATGCTGAACGTGGTCGAGCCGCACATGACCGGGATGGGCGGCGACATGTTCGCGCTGCTGTGGTCGGCGGAGGAGGGCCGGCTGGTGGGGCTCGACTCGAGCGGACGGTCGGGGTCGGGCATGTCGCGCGAGGCGCTCGCGGCTGCGGGGTTGGAGGAAGTGCCCGCGAGCGGGCCCGGATCGGTGACGGTGCCGGGTGCGGTCGCGGGGTGGGCGGCCCTGCTGGACCGGTTCGGGGCGATGACCTTCGCGGAAGTGCTCGCGCCGGCCATCCGGGTGGCGGAGGAGGGCTTTCCGGTCACTCCCATCATCGCGGGCCAGTGGGCCGCCGCGGCCGACAAGCTGCGCGCCGATCCAGGGGCCGCCGCCACCTGCCTGGTCGGGGGTAGGCGCGCCCCGCGCGCGGGTGAGTGGTTCCGGTCGCCGGAGCTGGCCGCCTGCCTCCGCGTGGTCGTGGGCGGGGGGACGGAGGCGTTCTACACCGGTGAACTGGGCGCCCTGTTGGTCGACGGGCTGGAGGAGCTGGGCGGCTTCCTGACCCGCGAGGACCTCGCCGGCCACGAGGCGCGCTGGGTGACGCCGCTTTCCACCGATTTCGCAGACCACACGTTGTGGGAGCTTCCACCGGCCGGGCAGGGGATCGCCGCGCTCGAGATGCTCCGCATCCTCGAGGGGTTCGATCTCCGCATCATGGGTCACAACAGCCCGGCGTATCTGCATCATCTGATCGAGGCCAAGAAGCTGGCCTTCGCCGACCTCGCGGGCCATGTGGGCGACCCGGACCACATGAGGATCCCGGCTCGGGCATTGCTCGCCGACGACCATGTGAACTCCCGCCGGGCGCTCCTGAACCGGCGCGAGGCCGCCGACCGGGTGGTCCCTGGAGCCGCGGTCCCGGAGAGCGAGACCATCTACCTATGCACGGCGGACGAGCACGGCAACATGGTGTCGTTCATCAACAGCCTCTACGAGGGCTTCGGCTCCGGCGTGGTGATTCCGGGGACCGGATTTGCCCTTCAGAACCGGGGCGCCTGCTTCACCTTCGAGGAAGGGCATCCCAACGAGGTCGCGCCCCGCAAGAAGCCGCTGCACACCATCATCCCGGCATTCGTCACGCGGGACGAAGAACCGTGGCTGGCGTTCGGTGTCATGGGCGGCTCCATGCAACCCCAGGGACACGTCCAGGTGCTGCTCAACCTCCTGGTCTTCGGCATGGATCTGCAGGCCGCCATCGAGGCCCCCCGGTTTCGCCACACGGCCGGACGGGATGTGGCGGTCGAGGGGATGGGCCGCACAACGGAGGTCGCGCTTGCCCTCATGGGGCATCACGTAATCGATCCGTCGCTCACGTCCTTCGGCGGAGGACAGGCGGTGATGCGTCTGGAGCGGGGTTGGGCGGCAGGGTCGGACCCGCGCAAGGACGGGATGGCGGTCGGGCGCTGA
- the lon gene encoding endopeptidase La — MGERYRLPVLPLRDTVVYPGVAVPISAGRPGTIEAVQAALEGDRKLLAVAQRENVDKPTPEGLYEVGTVVRVIQTHRVRAGIQLLVQGDRRAQVLSYEKRGKAMLAAMVLDLERIPPRSEQDPAFQALDRELRDRAAGLGTRRGVPAESLNQLIQGVDEPGAFADLVAFYLDLQTAEKQRLLEVLDDEDRMRQALVAVERELVRLSAQEEIQARVQEELGERQREMLLREQMKQIRRELGDEDEKAELDDLRERIEALRLNEDARAEVQRELKRLGRTNPQSAEYQVIRTYLEWITELPWDDRTEDKIDLETAADVLTEDHYGLEDVKDRILEFLAVRKLQAERAPDAVEEEGEDAEEEEARQQAQAGAARNGSPAEDEPATASPPSSGQGPILLFVGPPGVGKTSIAQSIGRAIGRKYVRISLGGARDEADIRGHRRTYVGAMPGRIIQGMRQVKSKNPVFLLDEVDKLGVSFQGDPSAALLEVLDRAQNWTFTDHYLGIPFDLSEVLFVATANYWDRIPPPLLDRMERVDFSGYTEQEKLEIAKRYLLPRQLEENGLREEEMELGDEAILNVISEHTREAGVRQLEREIGKLARKVARRIAGGGCEQVVVDQAVVRELLGRPRVHPEVMAEEDRVGVATGMFYTPTGGDIMFVEASVMPGDGKLVLTGQLGDVMKESGRAALTYARSHHQSLGMSVEDVLDKEVHIHVPAGAVPKDGPSAGITMATALISALSGRPVRRDVAMTGELTLTGRVLPIGGLKEKILGAVRAGISEIVLPAENHADLEDLSDEVRADLVLHLVDGLDDVTRVAFAGGQGAGEDPVEAADPMALLAPDGSSSAPEVATH, encoded by the coding sequence GTGGGCGAACGATACAGGCTACCCGTGCTTCCGTTGCGGGACACGGTGGTGTACCCGGGGGTGGCGGTGCCCATCTCGGCCGGTCGACCCGGTACCATTGAGGCCGTCCAGGCTGCCCTCGAAGGAGATCGCAAGCTCCTCGCGGTGGCCCAGCGGGAGAACGTGGACAAGCCGACCCCCGAGGGGCTGTACGAGGTCGGCACGGTGGTGCGCGTCATTCAGACCCACCGCGTACGGGCCGGAATCCAGCTCCTGGTGCAGGGGGACAGGCGGGCGCAGGTCCTCTCCTACGAGAAGCGCGGCAAGGCCATGCTCGCGGCCATGGTTCTGGACCTCGAGAGAATCCCGCCTCGCAGCGAGCAGGATCCCGCCTTCCAGGCCCTGGACCGGGAACTGCGCGACCGGGCCGCCGGGCTGGGCACCCGGCGCGGCGTCCCTGCCGAGTCGTTGAACCAGCTCATCCAGGGGGTGGACGAACCGGGCGCGTTCGCGGACCTGGTCGCGTTCTACCTCGACCTGCAGACCGCCGAGAAGCAGCGGCTCCTGGAAGTGCTCGACGACGAGGACCGCATGCGCCAGGCGCTCGTGGCGGTGGAGCGCGAACTGGTGCGGCTCAGCGCGCAGGAGGAGATCCAGGCCCGGGTGCAGGAGGAGCTGGGGGAGCGCCAGCGGGAGATGCTCCTTCGCGAACAGATGAAGCAGATCCGGCGCGAGCTGGGCGACGAGGACGAGAAGGCCGAACTCGACGATCTGCGCGAGCGGATCGAGGCGTTGCGGCTCAACGAGGACGCCCGCGCCGAAGTTCAGCGGGAGCTCAAGCGCCTGGGACGGACCAACCCCCAGTCGGCCGAATACCAGGTCATCCGCACCTACCTCGAGTGGATCACGGAACTGCCCTGGGACGATCGCACCGAGGACAAGATCGACCTGGAGACGGCTGCGGACGTGCTCACCGAAGACCACTACGGGCTGGAGGACGTCAAGGACCGCATCCTCGAATTCCTCGCCGTGCGCAAGCTTCAGGCGGAGCGGGCGCCGGACGCCGTAGAAGAGGAAGGCGAGGACGCGGAAGAGGAGGAAGCCCGGCAGCAGGCCCAGGCCGGGGCCGCCCGGAATGGATCTCCGGCGGAGGACGAGCCGGCCACTGCATCACCGCCCTCGAGCGGCCAGGGACCCATTCTGCTCTTCGTGGGCCCGCCAGGTGTCGGCAAGACGAGCATCGCGCAGTCCATCGGCCGGGCGATCGGCCGCAAGTATGTGCGCATCTCGCTGGGCGGCGCGCGCGACGAAGCGGATATCCGGGGGCATCGGCGGACCTACGTGGGCGCCATGCCGGGACGCATCATTCAGGGAATGCGCCAGGTGAAATCGAAGAATCCCGTGTTCCTGCTCGACGAAGTCGACAAGCTGGGCGTCTCGTTCCAGGGGGATCCCAGCGCGGCTTTGCTCGAAGTGCTGGACCGGGCCCAGAACTGGACCTTCACCGACCACTACCTGGGCATCCCCTTCGACCTGTCGGAGGTGCTGTTCGTCGCCACCGCGAACTACTGGGACCGCATTCCGCCCCCGTTGCTCGACCGCATGGAGCGGGTCGACTTCAGCGGATACACCGAGCAGGAAAAGCTGGAGATCGCCAAGCGCTACCTGCTGCCCAGGCAGCTGGAGGAAAACGGGCTGCGGGAGGAGGAGATGGAGCTGGGCGACGAGGCGATCCTGAACGTGATCAGCGAACACACGCGCGAGGCAGGCGTCCGCCAGCTGGAGCGCGAGATCGGAAAGCTGGCGCGCAAGGTCGCGCGCAGGATCGCCGGCGGCGGATGCGAACAGGTCGTCGTGGACCAGGCCGTCGTGCGCGAGTTGCTGGGCCGCCCGCGGGTGCACCCCGAGGTGATGGCCGAGGAGGACCGGGTGGGTGTGGCCACCGGCATGTTCTACACGCCCACCGGCGGGGACATCATGTTCGTCGAGGCGAGCGTCATGCCGGGGGACGGCAAGCTGGTGCTCACCGGGCAGCTGGGCGACGTGATGAAGGAATCGGGGCGTGCGGCGCTGACCTATGCCCGCAGCCATCACCAGAGTCTGGGGATGTCCGTCGAGGATGTGCTGGACAAGGAAGTGCACATCCACGTGCCCGCGGGCGCGGTGCCGAAGGACGGCCCTTCCGCGGGGATCACGATGGCGACCGCGCTCATCTCGGCGCTTTCAGGGCGGCCGGTGAGACGCGACGTGGCCATGACCGGCGAGCTGACGCTGACGGGCAGGGTGCTCCCCATCGGCGGCCTGAAGGAGAAGATCCTGGGCGCGGTGCGCGCCGGCATCAGCGAGATCGTGCTCCCCGCCGAAAACCACGCCGATCTGGAAGACCTTTCCGACGAGGTGCGCGCCGACCTGGTGCTGCACCTGGTCGACGGTCTCGACGACGTCACGCGGGTGGCGTTCGCGGGCGGGCAGGGCGCCGGGGAAGACCCGGTCGAGGCCGCCGACCCGATGGCGCTGCTCGCCCCCGACGGCTCGTCCTCCGCGCCCGAGGTCGCGACGCACTGA
- a CDS encoding YpdA family putative bacillithiol disulfide reductase, producing MSELETLSAGGRMATEGKPVDLAIVGAGPCGLATASAARVGGVSATAFDRGFITDSLIHYPPYMTFFSTAEKLEIEDVPFILASGKPTRRDALVYYRRVVRHFALDVRQHEEVTAIEGQRGDFVLRTRRRDGTRAGHRARAVVIATGGFHEPNYLDVPGEDLPKVHHYYREPDPYYDQDVLVVGGRNSAVEAALELFRAHARVTLVHIFDGIDDGVKPWVVPDITNRIKFGEIATHFTTRVTEIGQRSVVLEHLETGEITELANDWVFAMTGWRASPLLLESVGVRIDEQTGIPSHDRATMETNTPGIYIAGVLAAGHDANKIFIENGRFHGGLIVDHFKASRDG from the coding sequence ATGTCCGAACTCGAAACGCTCTCCGCCGGAGGCAGGATGGCCACTGAAGGCAAGCCCGTCGACCTGGCGATCGTGGGCGCAGGACCCTGCGGCCTGGCAACGGCGAGTGCGGCCAGGGTCGGAGGGGTATCGGCCACCGCCTTCGACCGCGGGTTCATCACCGACTCCCTCATCCACTATCCGCCCTACATGACCTTCTTCTCCACGGCGGAGAAGCTGGAGATCGAGGATGTGCCCTTCATTCTGGCTTCCGGCAAGCCGACGCGCCGGGATGCCCTCGTCTACTACCGGCGCGTCGTGCGGCATTTCGCGCTGGATGTGCGCCAGCACGAGGAGGTGACGGCGATCGAGGGCCAGAGGGGGGACTTCGTGTTGCGCACGCGCCGCCGTGACGGCACCCGCGCCGGACACCGCGCACGCGCCGTGGTGATCGCCACCGGCGGCTTCCACGAGCCCAACTACCTGGACGTTCCCGGAGAGGACCTGCCCAAGGTGCACCACTACTACAGGGAGCCCGATCCCTACTACGACCAGGACGTTCTCGTGGTGGGCGGGCGCAACTCGGCGGTGGAGGCCGCGCTGGAGCTGTTCCGGGCCCATGCGCGGGTCACTCTGGTCCACATCTTCGACGGCATCGACGATGGCGTGAAGCCGTGGGTGGTTCCCGACATCACCAACCGGATCAAGTTCGGGGAGATCGCCACCCATTTCACGACGCGGGTCACGGAGATCGGGCAACGCAGCGTCGTCCTGGAGCATCTGGAGACGGGCGAGATCACCGAACTCGCCAACGACTGGGTCTTCGCCATGACCGGATGGCGGGCTTCGCCGCTGCTTCTGGAAAGCGTGGGCGTCAGAATCGATGAGCAGACCGGCATTCCCAGCCACGACCGCGCCACCATGGAGACCAACACCCCCGGCATCTACATCGCGGGCGTGCTGGCCGCGGGCCACGACGCCAACAAGATCTTCATCGAGAACGGGCGCTTCCACGGCGGCCTGATCGTGGACCACTTCAAGGCCTCCCGGGACGGCTGA
- a CDS encoding long-chain fatty acid--CoA ligase, with protein sequence MNGTRLRDDLIGVMGAGVGTPLSDADFDDLARRISEHQWERNPVFARFCAARGVQRSSWSSWRDLSPVPARAFREPDLVCRGPAQAVFRTSGTTGSAAERGEHRVPDLSLYHASLLPNFEAHLLPDGARLPMISLIQSPLEVPDSSLSHMIGVVEAELAAETRYFVDRDGRLDEQGLRSALRDAEDAGDPVLVVGTAFAFVHLLDSLAAEGTRFRLPDGSRVMETGGFKGRSRTVPREELYAAIHGRFGIPPHRIVNEYGMTELLSQFYEPVLGGGARLHRPPPWVRTRVLDPAKLEPLPPGREGLLCHFDLANLGSVCCVLTEDLGVEPPEAEGHGFRVLGRNPGAEPRGCSLAMDELMTARRGPTR encoded by the coding sequence ATGAACGGCACCCGGCTCCGTGACGATCTGATCGGCGTCATGGGAGCAGGGGTCGGCACGCCCCTGTCCGACGCGGACTTCGACGATCTCGCGCGCCGGATCTCGGAGCACCAGTGGGAACGCAACCCGGTGTTCGCGCGCTTCTGCGCGGCGCGCGGAGTTCAGCGGAGCTCATGGTCTTCGTGGCGCGATCTTTCGCCGGTGCCCGCGCGCGCCTTCCGGGAGCCAGACCTCGTCTGCCGGGGGCCCGCACAGGCAGTATTTCGGACCAGCGGCACCACGGGCAGCGCAGCGGAGCGCGGGGAACACCGCGTCCCCGACCTGTCGCTCTACCACGCTTCGCTGCTCCCCAACTTCGAGGCGCACCTGCTTCCCGATGGCGCGCGCCTGCCCATGATCTCGCTCATCCAGTCTCCGCTGGAGGTTCCGGATTCTTCGCTCAGCCACATGATCGGCGTCGTGGAAGCCGAACTGGCGGCCGAGACCCGGTATTTCGTGGACAGGGACGGGAGACTGGACGAGCAGGGGCTGCGGTCGGCGCTTCGCGACGCGGAGGACGCTGGAGATCCGGTACTGGTGGTTGGAACCGCCTTCGCGTTCGTCCACCTGCTGGACTCCCTGGCGGCGGAGGGCACCCGCTTTCGGCTGCCGGACGGCTCGCGGGTGATGGAGACGGGAGGGTTCAAGGGACGCAGCCGCACCGTTCCGAGGGAGGAGCTCTACGCGGCCATCCACGGACGATTCGGCATCCCGCCGCACCGGATCGTGAACGAGTACGGCATGACGGAGTTGCTCTCCCAGTTCTACGAGCCCGTGCTCGGGGGGGGAGCGCGTCTGCACCGTCCCCCGCCGTGGGTGCGCACGCGCGTGCTCGATCCGGCGAAGCTTGAGCCGCTTCCTCCCGGCCGCGAAGGGCTGTTGTGCCACTTCGACCTCGCCAACCTGGGCTCCGTGTGCTGCGTGCTTACCGAGGACCTGGGCGTAGAGCCCCCGGAGGCGGAGGGACACGGCTTCCGCGTGCTGGGACGAAACCCCGGCGCGGAGCCGCGCGGCTGCTCCCTGGCGATGGACGAGCTGATGACCGCCCGCCGCGGCCCGACACGATGA